One genomic segment of Candidatus Cloacimonadota bacterium includes these proteins:
- a CDS encoding T9SS type A sorting domain-containing protein, whose translation GDFKQVYAQGVDTNGNFIWSQTTGIVLAEVFGSQEFPKISVRNTDRENQYFIGWTDFRDISDPDIYGQLIVDGEKQWSDEGVQISSRDGQDEMTDVVENFYIWQGWIGTSHKNIFIKMIDENGNTPAGWPEDGLEICAAEGNQGNAKGILVPEGILVIWEDKRNGNLDIYGQLVTPAGNILWQEDGVPLVLLDNDQEPSNFIYDDDIFMTWSDFRNGNDYDVYMQKYDNTGSELWTENGLEIAVKDSAQVYPYLVQSGDYFITFFEDYYYSTAAHPNSDLYAQMVDMEGNLQWDTEGYEICSAIKNQSKPQATTDNSNNVYVIWQDTRSSGKTDIYNIYAQKLFDSTAVANDFELEKSIEIRNYPNPFRNSTEISFNLNVESMTNPEINIYNIKGQIVNTLKPEENKIIWDGKNAAGKTVSSGIYFYRLEADDHKSGTRKMVVLR comes from the coding sequence GGGAGATTTTAAGCAGGTTTATGCCCAGGGAGTCGACACAAACGGAAATTTCATCTGGTCGCAAACAACAGGTATCGTTCTTGCCGAAGTTTTTGGTTCTCAGGAATTCCCAAAAATTTCAGTTAGAAACACAGACAGGGAAAATCAGTATTTTATCGGCTGGACAGATTTTAGAGATATTTCTGATCCAGATATTTATGGACAATTGATCGTTGATGGTGAAAAACAATGGTCTGATGAAGGCGTTCAAATTTCAAGTAGAGACGGTCAGGATGAGATGACAGATGTGGTTGAGAACTTCTATATCTGGCAAGGTTGGATAGGAACTTCCCATAAAAATATTTTCATTAAAATGATCGATGAGAATGGAAATACTCCTGCTGGCTGGCCTGAAGACGGATTAGAGATTTGTGCTGCAGAAGGTAATCAAGGGAATGCAAAAGGAATTCTTGTTCCGGAAGGAATTCTCGTTATCTGGGAAGATAAAAGAAATGGAAACCTTGATATTTACGGACAACTGGTAACACCGGCTGGAAATATTCTCTGGCAGGAAGATGGAGTTCCTCTTGTTCTTTTGGATAATGACCAGGAACCATCCAATTTTATTTATGATGACGATATTTTTATGACCTGGTCTGATTTTAGAAATGGGAATGATTATGATGTTTATATGCAGAAATATGATAACACCGGTTCCGAATTATGGACCGAAAATGGTTTGGAAATTGCCGTAAAAGATAGTGCCCAGGTTTATCCGTATTTAGTTCAAAGCGGTGATTATTTTATCACATTCTTTGAAGATTATTACTACAGTACTGCTGCTCATCCGAATTCAGACCTTTATGCTCAAATGGTTGATATGGAAGGTAATTTGCAGTGGGATACGGAAGGATATGAAATCTGTTCTGCGATCAAGAATCAAAGTAAACCGCAAGCAACAACCGATAACAGCAATAATGTTTATGTTATCTGGCAAGATACCCGTTCCAGCGGAAAAACAGATATTTATAACATCTATGCTCAAAAACTATTCGACAGTACTGCAGTTGCAAATGATTTTGAATTAGAAAAAAGCATTGAGATCAGGAATTATCCGAATCCCTTCCGAAATTCAACAGAAATATCTTTTAATCTTAATGTAGAATCAATGACAAATCCGGAAATAAATATTTACAATATTAAGGGACAAATAGTTAATACACTCAAACCGGAAGAAAATAAAATTATCTGGGACG